A genomic segment from Bosea sp. OAE506 encodes:
- the treY gene encoding malto-oligosyltrehalose synthase, with the protein MNPHQESALTHNPISEAAEVTALAAPPPRAAYRLQFHAGFTFDDAVAILPYLALLGISHVYASPVQTARPGSTHGYDIVDHTRINPELGGEEGFARLSDALKQHDLGLILDIVPNHMGIGGADNAWWLSVIEWGQLSPHAIAFDIDWERLGANGKLVLPFLGKRYGDALEEGELTLKRDETVGGFSIWHFEHRFPISPPSYPILLDRVLVLVADHARPDYRELLAISSRLRTLSENPAGAGADGLVAECEALKERLERVFADSPELTEATERALDLVNGVKGIRESFDTLHRILEMQSYRLANWRVAASDINYRRFFDINTLAGVRVEEPAVFERTHALILDLVRAGRIQGLRIDHIDGLADPEGYVRALQAQAGPGFYILVEKILGHGETLRPWPMSGTTGYEVLNLIDGILLDRTGAAAIEESYREITGQHDDFEELLRRAKRETLHASFASELEVLVSDLARLAHADRRSRDYTIHAMRQVLTEIIERLPVYRSYIASEPSPEDRTLIEETVAAAIAGTPMPDTSLHRFVAALLLGEAGEAMTAPPPAEHLERFRRRFQQLSGPVTAKSLEDTLFYRFGPLLALNEVGGEPSHHGVSAEDFHAANVARRRSWPHAMIATATHDTKRGEDGRARLLSLTEMPQRWAEASRRWRALSLELAPDRARPDANDRQFVLQQLLASWPVELLESDDEAALDAFRERMQAWVEKALREAKRRTSWVNPQEAYEQAAKDLIASALAQGSPFLETYRPLAREIAQRGMVRGLSRTVLKLTLPGVPDFYQGTEFWDLSLVDPDNRRPVDYDARARALADDAHAAALLAAWPDGRIKQRVVAALLADRAASPRLYAEGDYEPLELEGARAGDLVGFVRRDGAGALMVLASRIAGGEDAAALPLGPHWEDVTVPATGEWEDVLTGRRISAGDAGLAMAEVLAVLPVAVLRKR; encoded by the coding sequence ATGAACCCGCATCAGGAGAGTGCCCTGACTCACAACCCGATCAGCGAAGCGGCCGAAGTCACGGCCCTGGCGGCGCCCCCGCCAAGGGCGGCGTATCGCCTGCAGTTCCATGCCGGCTTCACCTTCGACGACGCGGTCGCGATCCTGCCTTATCTCGCACTGCTGGGAATCAGCCATGTCTATGCCTCGCCGGTGCAAACGGCGCGGCCGGGCTCGACCCATGGCTACGACATCGTCGACCACACCCGGATCAATCCGGAACTGGGCGGCGAGGAGGGCTTCGCGCGGCTCTCTGACGCGCTGAAGCAGCACGATCTCGGTCTGATCCTCGACATCGTGCCCAACCATATGGGCATCGGTGGCGCGGACAACGCCTGGTGGCTGTCGGTCATCGAATGGGGGCAGCTCTCGCCCCACGCCATCGCCTTCGACATCGACTGGGAGCGGCTGGGCGCCAACGGCAAGCTGGTGCTGCCCTTCCTCGGCAAGCGCTATGGGGACGCGCTGGAAGAGGGCGAGCTGACGCTGAAGCGCGACGAAACCGTGGGCGGCTTCAGCATCTGGCATTTCGAGCACCGCTTCCCGATCAGCCCACCGAGCTATCCGATCCTGCTCGACCGCGTTCTCGTGCTGGTCGCCGATCATGCGAGGCCGGACTATCGGGAACTGCTGGCGATCTCGTCGCGACTGCGGACGCTGTCGGAGAACCCTGCCGGCGCGGGGGCGGACGGACTCGTCGCCGAGTGCGAGGCGCTCAAGGAGCGGCTGGAGCGGGTCTTCGCGGATTCGCCGGAGCTGACGGAGGCGACCGAGAGGGCGCTCGATCTCGTCAACGGTGTCAAGGGCATAAGGGAAAGCTTCGACACCCTGCACCGCATCCTCGAGATGCAGAGCTACAGGCTGGCCAACTGGCGCGTCGCGGCGAGCGACATCAATTATCGCCGCTTCTTCGACATCAACACGCTGGCGGGGGTGCGCGTCGAAGAGCCGGCCGTCTTCGAACGGACCCATGCGCTGATCCTCGATCTGGTGCGGGCCGGCCGAATCCAGGGTCTGCGCATCGACCATATCGACGGCCTTGCCGATCCGGAGGGTTATGTCCGGGCGCTGCAGGCGCAGGCCGGGCCCGGCTTCTACATCCTCGTCGAGAAGATCCTCGGCCATGGCGAGACGCTGCGGCCCTGGCCGATGTCGGGCACCACAGGCTACGAGGTGCTCAACTTGATCGATGGCATCCTGCTCGACCGCACCGGAGCGGCGGCGATCGAAGAGAGCTATCGCGAGATCACCGGCCAGCACGACGACTTCGAGGAGTTGCTGCGACGGGCGAAGCGCGAGACGCTGCATGCCAGCTTCGCCAGTGAGCTGGAAGTGCTGGTGTCGGATCTCGCCCGGCTCGCCCATGCCGACCGGCGCAGCCGCGACTACACGATCCACGCCATGCGCCAGGTGCTGACGGAGATCATCGAGCGCCTGCCGGTCTATCGCAGCTACATCGCCAGCGAGCCATCGCCCGAGGACCGGACGCTGATCGAGGAGACGGTGGCAGCCGCCATCGCCGGCACGCCGATGCCGGATACGTCCCTGCACCGGTTCGTCGCCGCACTCCTGCTCGGCGAGGCCGGGGAGGCGATGACCGCCCCGCCCCCGGCCGAGCATCTGGAGCGCTTCCGCCGCCGTTTCCAGCAGCTCAGCGGCCCGGTTACCGCCAAGAGCCTGGAGGATACGCTGTTCTACCGCTTCGGCCCGCTGCTCGCTCTCAACGAGGTCGGCGGCGAGCCGAGCCATCACGGCGTCTCTGCCGAGGATTTCCACGCGGCCAACGTGGCGCGTCGCCGCTCCTGGCCGCATGCGATGATCGCCACCGCCACTCACGACACCAAGCGCGGCGAAGACGGGCGTGCCCGCCTCCTGTCCCTGACGGAGATGCCGCAGCGCTGGGCGGAGGCGAGCCGGCGCTGGCGCGCGCTCAGCCTGGAACTGGCGCCCGACCGGGCCAGGCCGGATGCGAATGACCGGCAGTTCGTTCTCCAGCAATTGCTGGCGTCATGGCCTGTCGAGCTGCTGGAATCCGACGATGAGGCGGCGCTCGACGCCTTTCGCGAGCGGATGCAGGCCTGGGTCGAGAAGGCGCTGCGCGAAGCCAAGCGCCGGACGAGCTGGGTCAACCCGCAGGAGGCCTATGAACAGGCGGCCAAGGATCTGATCGCCTCGGCTTTGGCGCAGGGCAGCCCCTTCCTCGAGACCTACCGGCCGCTGGCGCGCGAGATCGCGCAGCGCGGCATGGTGCGCGGTTTGAGCCGGACGGTTCTAAAGCTGACACTGCCGGGCGTGCCGGACTTCTACCAGGGCACCGAGTTCTGGGATCTCTCGCTGGTCGATCCCGACAACCGCCGCCCGGTCGATTACGACGCGAGGGCGCGTGCGCTGGCGGACGACGCACATGCGGCCGCCCTGCTCGCCGCCTGGCCGGACGGGCGGATCAAGCAGCGCGTCGTCGCGGCGCTGCTCGCGGACCGTGCCGCCTCGCCCCGTCTCTATGCGGAGGGCGACTACGAGCCGCTGGAGCTTGAGGGAGCGCGCGCGGGCGATCTCGTCGGCTTCGTGCGCCGCGACGGGGCCGGGGCGCTGATGGTGCTGGCGAGCCGGATTGCGGGTGGCGAAGACGCCGCTGCGCTACCGCTCGGGCCTCATTGGGAAGACGTCACGGTGCCAGCCACGGGCGAGTGGGAGGATGTGCTGACAGGCCGCCGGATCTCGGCCGGTGACGCGGGATTGGCGATGGCCGAGGTGCTGGCGGTCTTGCCGGTCGCGGTGCTGCGAAAGCGCTGA
- the glgB gene encoding 1,4-alpha-glucan branching protein GlgB, with protein MTEAAVERVQPLPMETATALAQGRWGVPSAILGPHQGPAGRYLRVFVPGAEAVTVRQDGRDDVRLRPAEPEGLFVGDLADGLYRLAIRWPGGEQLTEDPYAFGPLLGDLDLHLIGEGRHLELARALGANACSAEGVPGVRFAVWAPNARRVSVVGTFNSWDGRRHPMNRRGGGGVWELFIPRLSSGELYKYEIVDRDGHLLPQKADPLARAAELPPGTASIVPRPPSHVWGDQAWMAARAERQAADAPISIYELHPGSWVRGPNGDMLDWRNLADRLVPYVKAMGFTHIELMPVAEHPFTGSWGYQPLGLFAPTRRFGEPEDFALFVEACHREEIGVIVDWVPAHFPADAHGLARFDGTALYEHEDPREGFHKDWNTLIYNFGRREVSNFLIASALHWLEYFHVDGLRVDAVASMLYRDYSRQPGEWVPNAQGGRENLEAVAFLRELNTLVAQRQPGAIMIAEESTAWPGVTRPTAEGGLGFAYKWNMGWMHDTLHYLQRDPLYRRHHHDEMTFGLVYAFSEQFMLPLSHDEVVHGKGSLLEKMPGDLWQKFAGLRAYFAFMWTHPGKKLLFMGGEIAQRREWNHDGEIDWDLLEDPLHRGMQALVGDLNRLYAAWPALHASDGEPSGFRWLVQDDRENSVFAFLRQAPGEKPVVTVVNLTPVTRWNYRIGVPRAGGWREVFNSDAGAYGGSGVGNGGWVEARAESLGADPAFVEIALPPLGALVFVPDGDA; from the coding sequence ATGACTGAGGCCGCTGTCGAACGCGTGCAACCGCTGCCCATGGAAACGGCCACTGCGCTGGCCCAGGGACGCTGGGGTGTTCCTTCGGCCATCCTCGGCCCGCATCAGGGCCCAGCCGGCCGCTATCTGCGCGTCTTCGTGCCGGGTGCGGAGGCCGTGACGGTGCGGCAGGACGGCCGCGATGATGTCCGTCTGCGCCCTGCCGAGCCCGAGGGTCTCTTCGTCGGCGATCTCGCCGACGGCCTCTATCGCCTCGCCATCCGCTGGCCGGGCGGCGAGCAGCTCACCGAGGACCCTTACGCCTTCGGGCCGCTGCTCGGCGATCTCGACCTGCACCTGATCGGCGAAGGCCGCCATCTCGAACTGGCGCGGGCGCTGGGTGCCAATGCCTGCTCCGCCGAGGGCGTGCCAGGCGTGCGCTTTGCCGTCTGGGCGCCGAATGCCCGCCGCGTTTCCGTGGTCGGCACGTTCAACAGCTGGGACGGCCGGCGCCACCCGATGAACCGGCGTGGCGGCGGTGGTGTCTGGGAGCTGTTCATTCCGCGGCTCTCCAGCGGCGAACTTTACAAATACGAGATCGTCGACCGCGACGGCCATCTGCTGCCGCAGAAGGCCGATCCGCTGGCGCGCGCCGCCGAACTGCCCCCCGGCACGGCCTCCATCGTCCCGCGACCGCCCTCGCATGTCTGGGGTGATCAGGCCTGGATGGCGGCACGTGCCGAGCGGCAGGCCGCCGATGCACCGATCTCGATCTATGAGCTTCACCCCGGTTCCTGGGTGCGCGGGCCCAATGGCGACATGCTGGATTGGCGCAACCTTGCCGACCGGCTGGTGCCTTACGTCAAGGCGATGGGCTTCACCCATATCGAGCTGATGCCGGTGGCCGAGCATCCCTTCACCGGCTCCTGGGGCTACCAGCCGCTCGGCCTCTTCGCGCCGACACGCCGCTTCGGCGAGCCGGAGGATTTCGCGCTCTTCGTCGAGGCCTGTCATCGCGAGGAGATCGGCGTGATCGTCGACTGGGTGCCGGCCCATTTTCCAGCCGACGCCCATGGGCTCGCCCGCTTCGATGGCACGGCGCTCTATGAACACGAGGATCCGCGCGAGGGCTTCCACAAGGACTGGAACACCCTGATCTACAATTTCGGGCGCCGTGAGGTGTCCAACTTCCTGATCGCCAGCGCCCTTCACTGGCTCGAGTATTTCCATGTCGACGGACTGCGCGTCGATGCCGTGGCCTCGATGCTCTATCGCGACTATAGCCGCCAGCCGGGCGAGTGGGTCCCCAACGCTCAGGGCGGGCGCGAGAACCTCGAGGCGGTCGCTTTCCTGCGCGAGCTCAACACCCTCGTCGCGCAGCGCCAGCCGGGCGCGATCATGATCGCCGAGGAATCGACCGCATGGCCGGGCGTGACGCGGCCCACCGCCGAGGGCGGCCTCGGCTTCGCCTACAAATGGAACATGGGCTGGATGCACGACACGCTGCACTACCTGCAGCGCGATCCGCTCTATCGCCGCCATCACCATGACGAGATGACCTTCGGGCTGGTCTATGCCTTCTCCGAGCAGTTCATGCTGCCGCTCTCCCACGACGAAGTCGTCCACGGGAAGGGCTCGCTGCTGGAGAAGATGCCGGGCGACCTCTGGCAGAAATTCGCCGGCTTGCGCGCCTATTTCGCTTTCATGTGGACCCATCCCGGCAAGAAGCTGCTCTTCATGGGCGGCGAGATCGCCCAGCGCCGCGAGTGGAATCACGACGGCGAGATCGATTGGGATCTGCTCGAGGATCCGCTCCATCGCGGCATGCAGGCGCTGGTGGGTGATCTCAACCGGCTTTATGCGGCCTGGCCGGCCCTGCATGCCAGCGACGGCGAGCCAAGCGGCTTCCGCTGGCTCGTGCAGGACGATCGCGAGAACAGCGTCTTCGCCTTTCTTCGCCAGGCACCTGGCGAGAAGCCGGTGGTCACCGTCGTCAACCTGACGCCCGTGACCCGCTGGAACTATCGCATCGGCGTGCCCCGCGCCGGGGGGTGGCGCGAGGTGTTCAACAGCGATGCGGGCGCCTATGGCGGCTCGGGCGTCGGCAATGGCGGCTGGGTCGAGGCCCGGGCCGAGAGCCTGGGAGCCGACCCGGCCTTCGTCGAGATCGCGCTGCCGCCGCTCGGCGCGCTCGTTTTCGTTCCGGATGGCGACGCGTAG